From Camelus dromedarius isolate mCamDro1 chromosome 12, mCamDro1.pat, whole genome shotgun sequence, the proteins below share one genomic window:
- the DBX1 gene encoding homeobox protein DBX1, producing the protein MMFPGLLAPPAGYPSLLRPTPTLTLPQSLQSAFSGHSSFLVEDLIRISRPPAYLPRSVPTTSMSPPRQRAPAALTDTGASDLGSPGPGSRRGGSPQTAASPASEPTFLKFGVNAILSSAPRTETSPALLQSVPPKTFTFPYFEGSFQPFIRSSYFPASSSVVPIPGTFSWPLAARGKPRRGMLRRAVFSDVQRKALEKMFQKQKYISKPDRKKLAAKLGLKDSQVKIWFQNRRMKWRNSKERELLSSGGCREQTLPTKLNPHPDLSDVGQKGPGDEEEEDEGQGSPRHRLVYHASPDPPHLRDPRLRLQGPLPSSPAHSGSPDKPSDFSDSEDDEEGAEEEITVS; encoded by the exons ATGATGTTCCCCGGCCTCCTCGCGCCCCCCGCCGGGTACCCCAGCCTCCTGCGCCCCACGCCCACCTTAACGCTGCCCCAATCCCTGCAGTCGGCATTTTCCGGCCACTCGAGCTTCCTGGTGGAGGATCTGATCCGCATCAGCCGACCTCCAGCCTACCTGCCCCGCAGCGTGCCCACCACCAGCATGTCGCCCCCTAGGCAGAGGGCCCCTGCGGCTCTCACAGACACCGGGGCCTCGGACCTGGGCTCCCCGGGCCCGGGCAGTCGGCGGGGCGGCTCACCGCAGACAGCTGCCTCCCCTGCCAGCGAGCCCACGTTTCTGAAGTTTGGAGTGAACGCCATCCTCTCCTCGGCGCCCAGAACTG AAACGTCCCCCGCCTTGCTCCAGAGTGTCCCTCCCAAGACCTTCACCTTTCCCTACTTTGAAGGCTCCTTCCAGCCTTTCATCAGATCTTCTTATTTCCCAG CGTCCTCCAGCGTCGTGCCCATCCCGGGGACCTTCTCCTGGCCGCTGGCCGCCCGCGGCAAGCCTCGCCGGGGCATGCTGCGTCGAGCCGTGTTCTCTGATGTGCAACGCAAGGCGCTGGAGAAGATGTTCCAGAAACAAAAGTACATCAGCAAGCCCGATCGCAAGAAGCTGGCGGCCAAGTTGGGCTTGAAAGACTCACAG GTGAAAATCTGGTTCCAGAACCGGCGCATGAAGTGGCGGAATTCCAAGGAACGCGAGCTCTTGTCTAGCGGGGGCTGCCGTGAGCAGACCCTTCCCACCAAACTCAATCCGCACCCAGACCTCAGTGACGTGGGTCAGAAGGGTCCTGGGGACgaagaggaggaggacgaggGCCAGGGCAGCCCCCGCCACCGCCTGGTCTATCACGCGTCCCCCGACCCTCCGCACCTGCGGGACCCGCGGCTGCGGCTGCAAGGGCCGCTGCCCTCTTCGCCCGCGCACTCAGGCAGCCCTGACAAACCTTCGGACTTCTCCGACTCCGAGGACGATGAGGAGGGTGCGGAGGAGGAGATCACCGTGTCTTAG